The following are encoded in a window of Procambarus clarkii isolate CNS0578487 chromosome 33, FALCON_Pclarkii_2.0, whole genome shotgun sequence genomic DNA:
- the LOC138370846 gene encoding spore coat protein SP65-like: MGSTSPSFHTHICVSPVSYVYYYGLATRPTVLGVAPTRPSVLGVAPTRPTVLGVAPTRPTVLGVASTRPTVLGVAPTRPTVLGVAPTRPTVLGVAPTRPTVLGVAPTRPSVLGVAPTRPTVLGVAPTRPTVVGVASTRPTVLGVASTRPTVLGVAPTRPTVLGVAPTRPTVLGVAPTRPTVLGVAPTRPTVLGVASTRPTVLGVASTRPTVLGVAPTRPTVLGVASTRPTVLGVASTRPTVLGVASTRPTVLGVAPTRPTVLGVAPTRPTVLGVAPTRPTVLGVAPTRPTVLGVAPTRPTVLGVAPTRPTVLGVALHPPHCGVVISSLYNTRYNVRLAGGRGAISGVRGGDQWGEGRSVG; encoded by the exons ATGgggagcacctctccttccttccacACCCACATTTGTGTCTCTCCTGTGAGTTATGTTTACTATTACGGCCTAGCCACCCGCCCCACTGTGCTGGGTGTGGCCCCCACCCGCCCCTCTGTGCTGGGTGTGGCCCCCACCCGCCCCACTGTGCTGGGTGTGGCCCCCACCCGCCCCACTGTGCTGGGTGTGGCCTCCACCCGCCCCACTGTGCTGGGTGTGGCCCCCACCCGCCCCACTGTGCTGGGTGTGGCCCCCACCCGCCCCACTGTGCTGGGTGTGGCCCCCACCCGTCCCACTGTGCTGGGTGTGGCCCCCACCCGCCCCTCTGTGCTGGGTGTGGCCCCCACCCGTCCCACTGTGCTGGGTGTGGCCCCCACCCGCCccactgtggtgggtgtggcctcCACCCGCCCCACTGTGCTGGGTGTGGCCTCCACCCGTCCCACTGTGCTGGGTGTGGCCCCCACCCGCCCCACTGTGCTGGGTGTGGCCCCCACCCGTCCCACTGTGCTGGGTGTGGCCCCCACCCGTCCCACTGTGCTGGGTGTGGCCCCCACCCGCCCCACTGTGCTGGGTGTGGCCTCCACCCGCCCCACTGTGCTGGGTGTGGCCTCCACCCGTCCCACTGTGCTGGGTGTGGCCCCCACCCGTCCCACTGTGCTGGGTGTGGCCTCCACCCGTCCCACTGTGCTGGGTGTGGCCTCCACCCGTCCCACTGTGCTGGGTGTGGCCTCCACCCGTCCCACTGTGCTGGGTGTGGCCCCCACCCGTCCCACTGTGCTGGGTGTGGCCCCCACCCGCCCCACTGTGCTGGGTGTGGCCCCCACCCGCCCCACTGTGCTGGGTGTGGCCCCCACCCGCCCCACTGTGCTGGGTGTGGCCCCCACCCGCCCCACTGTGCTGGGTGTGGCCCCCACCCGCCCCACTGTGCTGGGTGTGGCCCTCCACCCGCCccactgtg GTGTGGTGATCTCTTCATTATATAACACCCGGTATAATGTGAGACTTGCAGGAGGACGAGGGGCGAtcagtggggtgagggggggcgaTCAGTGGGGTGAGGGGCGATCAGTGGGATGA